The region CCCAGACCTGCGTCCGTCCTGAGTGTGTGGCAGGTGACCGCTAGACTGACCACGGAATCCCGCGCCCCATCCAGGAGGAACAACCATGAGCAACCCCATCGGCGACCCCGGCCACGGACACTCGCCCGCCGCCTGGACTGCCGTCGTGATCATGCTCGTGGCGGTCGCGTTCGGCACCCTGTTCTTCTACCTCGACATGCCGGTGCTCGTGTGGATCTCGGCGGGCCTGCTCGTCGTCGGCGCACTCGTCGGCTGGGGCATGACGAAGGCCGGCTACGGCGTTGGTGGATCCAAGTACGTCGCGAAAGAGCACTGAGCGTGCTCGCCGACCTCACGGCCGGCGCGGTTGCGGATGCCGAGGCCCGCGCCTCGGAGCGGCCTCTGGCCGCAGTCGAGAAGGCGGCCCTCGCGCAGGCGCCCGCAATCGACGCCCTCGCCGCTCTGGCTCCGGCCGACCGCGTGAAGATCATCGCCGAGGTCAAGCGCGCGAGCCCGTCGCGCGGTGACCTGGCCGACATCCCCGACCCGGCGCTCCAGGCGCAGCGCTACGAAGACGGCGGTGCGTCGGCGATCTCGGTGCTCACCGAGGGCCGTCGCTTCAAGGGCAGCCTCGCCGATCTCGAAGCCGTGAAGTCCGCGGTGCGGCTCCCCGTGCTCCGCAAGGACTTCATCGCGAACGAGTACCAGGTGCTCGAGGCGCGTGCCTCGGGCGCAGACCTCGTGCTGCTGATCGTCGCCGCGCTCGAGCAGGACGTGCTCGAGCGCCTCCACGGCATGGTCCGCGAGCTCGGCATGACGCCGCTCGTCGAGACCCACTCGGCCGACGAGGTGGCTCGGGCCGCCGACATCGGCGCGAAGCTCGTGGGCGTCAACGCCCGCAACCTCTCGACGTTCGAACTCGACCGCGACCTGTTCGGCTCCCTCGCGAGCCACATCCCGGCCGACGCCGTCAAGATCGCCGAGTCCGCGGTGCTGGCTCCCGCCGACGTCGCGCACTATCGCGCCGCGGGCGCCGACGTCGTGCTGGTGGGCGAGGCGCTCGTCACCAACGACCCGGTATCGACCCTTCACGCATTCCTGGAGGCAGGATCATGAGTCTGCGCGAGGCCGCGGGGCCGTTCTTCGGCGAGTTCGGCGGGCGCTACATGCCTGAGTCGCTCATCGCCGCCATCGACGAGCTCACGGCGGAATACGAAGCGGCGAAGGCCGACCCCGCCTTCCAGGACGAGTTCGTTCGCCTGCTGCTGTCGTACGCGGGTCGCCCATCGCCGATCACAGAGGTGCCCCGCTTCGCGGAGCACGCCGGCGGCGCGCGCATCTTCCTCAAGCGCGAGGACCTCAACCACACCGGCTCGCACAAGATCAACAACGTGCTCGGCCAGGCGCTGCTCACCAAGCGGCTCGGCAAGACGCGCGTGATCGCCGAGACGGGCGCGGGCCAGCACGGTGTCGCCACGGCGACTGCGGCCGCACTGTTCGGCTTCGAGTGCACCATCTACATGGGCGAGGTCGACACCGAGCGTCAGGCGCTCAACGTCGCTCGCATGCGCCTCCTCGGCGCCGAGGTGGTGCCGGTGAAGACCGGGTCGCGCACCCTGAAGGACGCCATCAACGACGCGTACCGCGACTGGGTGGCGAGCGTCGAGAACACCAACTACATCTTCGGCACAGCCGCGGGACCACACCCGTTCCCCGCGATGGTCCGCGACTTCCAGAAGGTCATCTCGGAAGAGGCGCGCGAGCAGCTCCTGAAGGTGGCGGGGCGACTGCCCGACGCGGTCCTGGCCTGCGTGGGCGGCGGCTCGAACGCGATCGGCATGTTCGACGCGTTCCTCGACGACGCCGAGGTGAAGCTCTACGGCGTCGAGGCTGCCGGCGACGGCGTCGACACGCCCCGGCACGCGGCGTCCATCGAACGCGGTCGCCCCGGCGTGCTCCACGGCGCGAAGACCTTCGTCCTCCAGGACGAGGACGGCCAGACGATCGAGTCGCACTCGATCTCCGCGGGTCTGGACTACCCGGGCGTCGGCCCCGAGCACTCGTGGCTCGCGGCGATCGGCCGCGCGGAGTACATCCCCGCCACCGACGACGAGGCGATGCAGGCGCTGCGCCTCCTCAGCCGCACCGAGGGCATCATCCCGGCCATCGAGTCGGCGCACGCCCTCGCCGGCGCGCTGCGCATCGGCCGCGAGCTCGGCCCCGACGCGATTCTCGCCGTCTGCCTGTCGGGCCGTGGCGACAAGGACATGGACACCGCCGCCCGCTACTTCGGGCTCTACGACGAAGGAGCCACCCCGTGACCTCGCGCGTCGCCGCGGCAATCGACGCCGCCCGTGCGGAGGGGCGCGGCGCGTTCGTCGGCTATCTGCCGCTCGGCTACCCCGATCTCGAGGCGAGTATCGAGGCCGCCGTGACCCTCGCCGAGAACGGCGCGGACGTGCTCGAGCTCGGCCCGCCGTACTCCGACCCCGTGATGGACGGCACGATCATCCAGGAGGCGACGCAGGCGGCACTGGCCGGCGGCTTCCGCCTGCGCGACACGTTCACCGCCGTGCGGGAGATCACCCGCCGCGTCGACGTGCCTGTGCTCGTGATGACGTACTGGAACCCCGTGCTGCAGTACGGCATCGACCGGTACGCCGACGACCTGCTCGCCGCCGGGGGAGCGGGCCTGATCACGCCTGACATCACGCCCGACGCCGCAGCCGAGTGGATCGCCGCGAGCCGGCGCACGGGTCTCGACCGCGTGTTCCTCGCCGCCCCGACGTCGACTGACGAGCGTCTCGACCTCATCATCGAGAACTCCACCGGGTTCGTGTACACCGTCTCGACGATGGGGATCACCGGCGAGCGGGCGCAGCTCGACGCCGCCGCGCGCACGCTGACGGCACGGCTGCGCGATCGAGGCGCGACCCACGCGTGCGTCGGCATCGGCATCTCGAACGCCGAGCAGGTGGCCGGGGTGCTCGAATACGCCGACGGCGCCATCGTCGGCACGGCGCTCGTGCGGGCCCTGCGCGACGGCGGTCAGGACGGCCTCGCCGACACCGCACGCGCCCTCGCCGCGGGCACCGTTCGGGCCGCGAACTAGACTTCTCACGTCGGCCACCCGCCGACGCCCCCTTCAGCAAGGACACGGTTCTCCATGATCAACGCCGCTGCGAGCGTCTTCGCCAGCATCCCGAGCCCGTCGATCAGCTACTTCGACATCGGCCCGCTGCGGATCCACATCTACGCGCTGTGCATCATCACGGGGATCATCGTCGCCGTGCTCCTGACGAACCACCGCCTGTCCAAGCGCGGCGCCGAGCCGTGGGTGGTCATCGACATCGCCCTGATCGCCGTTCCCCTCGCGATCATCGGCGCGCGCATCTACCACGTGCTCACCCACTTCGACTTCTACTTCGGCGACGGCGCGAACCCGCTCTCGGCGCTGTACATCTGGGAGGGCGGCATTGCGATCTACGGCGCCCTCATCGGCGGCGCGATCGGCGCCTGGCTCGGATGCCGGTGGACCGGCATCCGCTTCTGGACGTTCGCCGACGCCCTCGCTCCCGGACTCCTCCTCGCGCAGGCGATCGGGCGATTCGGCAACTGGTTCAACCAGGAGCTGTTCGGCCTCCCCACTGACGTGCCGTGGGGCCTCGAGATCGCGTACCCGAACCCCGCGTGGCCGACCGGCATCGCCGAGGGCACCCTGTTCCACCCCACGTTCCTCTACGAGGTGCTGTGGAACACCCTGGGCGTCGTGGTGCTCCTGTGGATCAGCTGGCGCTTCACCGCACTGCAGTGGGGCCGCGTGTTCGCGATCTATCTGATCTGGTACAGCGCCGGGCGCATCGTGTGGGAGTCGATCCGCATCGATCCGAGCGACATCATCCTGGGCCTGCGCACCAACGTGTGGGCGGCGATCTTCGGCGTGGTCGCCGGCCTCGTGATCTTCTTCGTCCAGAAGCGTCGCCACCCGGGCCTCGAGCCGTCGCCCTACACGCCCGGACGCGAATGGCACCCCGAAGGTTCTGTACAATCACAGAACACCGACGACTACGTCGACGTCTCAGAACCCCCGACGTCCGCAGTCGACGAGGCCGCCACAAGCACTCCCGCCACGAAGTAACGAGCTCCCTGAGCACACGGGCCGACGTCGTCCCATCTTGAGTATCAACGTGAGGACGGTAGGTATGGCTGCGAGCCCCCGTTCCGTCGCCTCTTCCGAGGCGAAGTCCACCCGAATGCCCGGCTTCCCCCAGAAGCAGGGCATGTACAACCCGGCGTTCGAGAAGGACGCCTGTGGCTTGGCCATGGTCGCGACCCTGCGGGGCGAGGCCGGTCACGACATCATCGACCTGGCGCTGACCGCGCTGCGCAACCTCGAGCACCGCGGTGCGATCGGGTCCGACGCGGGCACCGGCGACGGCGCCGGCATCCTCACGCAGATGCCCGACGCGTTCCTGCGCGCGGTCGTCGGCTTCGACCTGCCTCCGGTGGGGGAGTACGCCGCCGGAATGGTGTTCCTGCCGCGCGACGACGACGCCCGCGCGGCCCAGAAGGCCGGCATCGAGCGGATCGCGGCATCCGAGAACCTCACCGTGCTCGGCTGGCGCGAGGTCCCCACCGAGGACGACAACCTCGGCAAGCTCGCCTTCGAGGCGCGCCCCGTCTTCGAGCAGCTGTTCATCTCGCGTCCGGGCACCGGTGGCGAGCCCGCGCTGTCGGGCATCGCCCTCGACCGCCGCACGTTCCGGCTGCGCAAGCGCGCCCGCACCGAGCTCGACGCCTACTTCGTGTCGCTGTCGGCGCGCACGCTCGGCTATAAGGGCATGGTCACCACGCTCCAGCTCGAGCCGTTCTATCCCGACCTGCAGGACGAGCGCTTCGCCTCGGAGCTCGCCGTCGTGCACTCGCGCTACTCGACCAACACGTTCCCGTCGTGGCCGCTCGCCCAGCCGCTGCGCATGCTCGCTCACAACGGCGAGATCAACACCGTCAACGGCAACCGCAACTGGATGCGCGCGCGCCAGTCGCAGCTCGAGTCCGAGCTGCTGGGCGACATCCGTCCCCTGCTGCCGATCTGCACCGACGGCGCGAGCGACTCCGCCTCGTTCGACGAGGTGCTGGAGCTGCTCACCCTCACCGGGCGGAGCCTCCCGCACGCGGTGATGATGATGGTGCCCGAGGCCTACGAGAAGCAGGCCGACATCGACCCGAAGCTGCGGGCGTTCTACGACTTCCACTCCATGCAGATGGAGCCCTGGGACGGTCCGGCCGCGCTGATCTTCACCGACGGCACGCTCGTCGGCGCCACCCTCGACCGCAACGGGCTGCGCCCGGGCCGCTGGACCGAGACGACCGACGGACTCATCGTCATCGGCTCCGAGACCGGCGTGCTCGACTTCGAACCCGAGCGCATCAAGCGCCGCGGACGCCTGCGTCCGGGCCGCATGTTCCTCGTCGACACGGCTGAGCGCCGCATCATCGAGGACGACGAGATCAAGGCGCAGCTGTCCGACCTCGAGCCGTGGCAGGAGTGGCTCGACGCCGGTCGCGTGCGTCTGGCGGACCTCCCCGAGCGCGAGCACATTGTGCACCCGATCGCCTCGATCACCCGTCGCCAGCGCACATTCGGCTACACCGAGGAAGAAGTCAAGATCCTCCTCACCCCGATGGGGCAGAACGGCGCGGAGCCGCTCGGCGCCATGGGGTCGGACACCCCGGTCGCGGTGCTCAGCGAGCGCCCGCGCCTGCTGTTCGACTACTTCACGCAGCAGTTCGCCCAGGTGACGAACCCGCCGCTGGACTCGATCCGCGAAGAGGTCGTGACCTCGCTCGCGCTCGGTCTCGGCCCGGAGCGCAACCTGCTCGAGTGGGGTCCGGAGCACACGCGTGTCGTCACGCTCGACTTCCCGGTCATCGACAACGACGAGCTCGCCAAGATCCAGCACATCGACACCGCCCTGCCGGGCCGCACGTCGGTGACGATCCGCGGTCTCTACCGCGTCGAGGCCGGTCACAAGGGCATGCGCAAGCGCCTCGAGCAGATGTGCGCCGAAGTGGATGCCGCGATCGAGGACGGCGCCGAGTTCATCGTGCTCAGCGACCGCGACTCGAACAAGGACCTGGCGCCGATCCCGTCGCTGCTCATGCTCGCCGCTGTGCATCACCACCTCATCCGCAACGAGACCCGCATGAAGTGCGGCCTCGTGATCGAGGCCGGCGATGTGCGCGAGGTCCACCACGTCGCCACCCTCATCGGGTACGGCGCGTCGGCGGTCAACCCGTACCTCGCCATGGAGACGGTCGAGTACCTCGTCCGGGCTGGCTACATCACGGGGCTCACGCCCGAGAAGGCCGTCAAGAACCTCATCTATGCGCTCGGCAAGGGCGTGCTGAAGATCATGTCGAAGATGGGCATCTCGACCGTGTCGTCGTACGCCGGCGCCCAGGTCTTCGAGGCCGTGGGCCTGTCGGACGAGTTCGTCGCCGCCTACTTCACCGGCACCGAGTCCAAGCTCGGCGGTGTGGGTCTCGAGGTGATCGCCTCCGAGAACGCGGCGCGCCACACGTACGCGTATCCCGAGGATGCAGCGGTTCGTGCGCACGAGCGGCTGTGGACCGGCGGCGAGTACCAGTGGCGCCGCGACGGCTCTCCGCACCTGTTCAATCCCGAGACCGTGTTCCGCCTGCAGCACTCGACGCGCGAGCGCCGGTACGACATCTTCCGCGAGTACACCAAGCTCGTCGACGACCAGGCCGAGCAGCTCAAGACCCTGCGCGGCATGTTCAAGCTGCGCACCGGCGTGCGTCCGCCCGTGCCGATCGACGACGTCGAGTCGGTGTCGTCGATCGTGAAGCGCTTCTCCACCGGGGCGATGAGCTACGGCTCGATCTCCAAGGAGGCGCACGAGACGCTCGCCATCGCCATGAACCGGATCGGCGGCAAGTCGAACACCGGTGAGGGCGGCGAAGACGTCGATCGTCTCCTCGACCCGGAACGCCGCAGCTCGATCAAGCAGGTGGCCTCCGGCCGGTTCGGCGTGACGAGCATGTACCTCACCCACGCCGACGACATCCAGATCAAGCTCGCCCAGGGCGCCAAGCCCGGCGAGGGCGGCCAGCTGCCCCCGGCGAAGGTGTACCCGTGGATCGCCCGCACGCGCGGCGGCACGGCCGGCGTCGGACTCATCTCGCCGCCGCCGCACCACGACATCTACTCGATCGAAGACCTCAAGCAGCTGATCTTCGACCTGAAGCGCGCGAACCCCGCCGCCCGCGTCCACGTCAAGCTCGTGAGCCAGTCGGGCATCGGCGCGGTCGCCGCGGGCACCGCGAAGGCGCTGGCCGACGTCATCCTCGTCTCGGGGCACGACGGCGGAACGGGCGCCAGCCCGCTCAACTCGCTCAAGCACGCCGGTACGCCGTGGGAGCTGGGTCTCGCCGAGACGCAGCAGACGCTGATGCTCAACGGCATGCGCGACCGCGTGGTGGTGCAGGCCGACGGCCAGCTCAAGACCGGGCGTGACGTCGTCGTGGCCGCGCTCCTGGGTGCGGAGGAGTACGGCTTCGCGACCACGGCGCTGGTCGTCGAGGGCTGCATCATGATGCGGGTCTGCCACCTCGACACGTGTCCGGTGGGCGTCGCGACGCAGAACCCCACGCTGCGCGCCCGCTTCAGCGGCAAGCCCGAGTTCGTCGTGAACTTCATGGAGTTCATCGCCCAGGAGGTGCGCGAGTACCTCGCCGAGCTCGGCTTCCGCTCGCTCGACGAGGCGATCGGCCACAACGAGCTTCTCGATGTGGACGGTGCGGTCGACCACTGGAAGGCCAACGGCCTCGACCTGACGCCGATCCTCGAGGGCCCCGCCTTCGCCGAGGACGAGCCGCGCCGCAATGCGCGCGGTCAGGACCACGAGCTCGACGAGCACTTCGACGTGCAGCTGATCGAGCGCGCGCAGGATGTGATCGCCCACGGCGGCGAGATCTCGATCGACCTGCCGGTGCGCAACACCGCACGGTCGGTGGGCACGATGCTCGGACACCACGTGACCCGCGCACACGGCGAGAACGGTCTTCCCGCGGGGTCCATCACGGTGAACCTCACGGGCTCGGCCGGCCAGTCGTTCGGCGCGTTCATGCCCGCCGGCATCACGCTGAAGCTCGAGGGCGACTCGAACGACTACGTCGGCAAGGGTCTCTCGGGCGGCCAGATCGTGGTGCGCCCGCCGCGCGGTGCGACGTTCGACGCCGCACAGAACGTGATCGCCGGCAACGTCATCGGCTACGGCGCGACGCAGGGAACGATGTTCCTGCGCGGCGTCGTCGGCGAGCGGTTCCTGGTGCGCAACTCCGGTGCCACCGCGGTGGTCGAGGGTGTGGGCGACCACGCGCTCGAGTACATGACCGGCGGGCTCGCCGTGATCCTCGGCGCCACCGGCCGCAACCTGGGCGCCGGCATGTCTGGCGGTACCGCGTACGTGTACAAGCTCGACCGCAAGCTGGTCAACCGCGAGGCCATCGCGACCGGCGAGCTGGTCCTCGGCGAGCTCGGCTCGGGCGATGCCGAGATGCTGCGCGACCTGCTCGAGCAGCACGTCGCCGAGACCGGATCCGCGCTTGCCGAAGCGCTCCTCGCCGACTTCGAAGGCGAGCTCGACAATTTCGTCCGCGTGCTCCCGCGTGATTACGCGGCAGTGCTGCAGACCCGCCAGGATGCCGTCGCCGAGGGGCTCGACCCCGACGGAGACGTCGTCTGGACGCGAATCATGGAGGTGACGGGTGGCTGACCCGAAGGGCTTTCTGAAGGTCACCGAGCGCGAGCTGCCCCAGCGGCGCCCCGTGCCGGTGCGAATCATGGACTGGAAAGAGGTCTATGAGCCGGGCGACACCGCGGTGCTGCGCCGGCAGGCCGGGCGCTGCATGGACTGCGGTGTGCCGTTCTGCCACCAGGGCTGCCCGCTGGGCAACCTCATCCCGGAGTGGAACGACCTGACCTGGCGCGGGGAGGGCCGCTCGGCCATCGAGCGCCTGCACGCGACCAACAACTTCCCGGAGTTCACCGGCCGCCTGTGCCCGGCACCGTGCGAGAGCGCCTGCGTGCTCGGCATCAACCAGCCGGCCGTGACGATCAAGCAGATCGAGGTCTCGACGATCGACGAGGCCTTCGCCAACGGCTGGGTCGAGCCCGAGCCGCCGGGTCGCCTCACCGGCAAGACCGTCGCCGTCGTCGGTTCGGGCCCCGCCGGACTCGCAGCCGCCCAGCAGCTCACCCGTGCCGGACACACGGTCGCCGTGTACGAGCGCGACGACCGCATCGGCGGGCTGCTGCGCTACGGCATCCCCGACTTCAAGATGGAGAAGAAGCACCTCGAGGCGCGTCTTCGCCAGATGCAGGACGAGGGGACGCGCTTCCGCGCCGGTGTCGAGATCGGCAAGGACATCACCTGGAGCGACCTGCGCGCCCGTTACGACGCGGTGGTCATCGCCACCGGCGCCACGCTCCCGCGTGATCTGCCGATCCCCGGTCGCGACCTCGCCGGCGTGCACTTCGCGATGGAGTACCTCGTCGAGTCCAACCACGCAACCGCGGGCGACACGGTGCCGAACCAGATCACCGCCGAGGGCAAGCACGTCGTCGTCATCGGCGGCGGCGACACCGGCGCCGACTGCATCGGCACCGCCCACCGTCACGGTGCACTCAGCGTGACGAACCTCGCGATCGGCCGCCGTCCTCCGGGGGAGCGCCCCGAGCACCAGCCGTGGCCGATGTCGCCGACGCTGTTCGAGGTGTCGTCCGCGCACGAAGAGGGTGGAGAGCGCTCCTACCTCGCCTCGACGGTCGAGTTCCTCTCCAACGACGTCGGCGAGGTGCGCGCCCTGCGCGTGGCCGAGACCGAGTTCGTCGACGGACGTCGCGTGCCCAAGAGCGGCACCGAGCGCGAGATCCCCGCGGACCTCGTCCTCATCGCGATGGGCTTCACCGGTCCCGAGCGCGACACCCTCGACGCCCAGCTCGGCGCGGTCTTCACCGACCGCGGCAACGTGCAGCGCGAGTCCGACTACCAGACGACCGTGCCGGGCGTGTTCGCCGCCGGTGACGCCGGTCGCGGGCAGTCGCTCATCGTGTGGGCGATCGCCGAGGGCCGCGCCGCCGCCTCCGAGGTGGACCGCTACCTGATGGGCTCGACGGAGCTTCCCGCTCCCGTGCGCCCCACTGATGTCGCGATCGGCCTGCAGCCCGCGTAGGCTGGCCCCGGCTGTTCGCCCCTGACCCCTCCCTCCCGGAAGAAAGACACGGATGAGACGCGCCAAAATCGTGGCCACCCTGGGCCCCGCAACATCGACCTACGAGATGGTCCGAGCGATCATCGAAGCGGGCGTCGATGTCGCCCGGTTCAACCTGAGCCACGGGGACTACTCGGTCCACGACAACAACTTCGCCAACGTGCGCAAGGCGGCCGACGACGCCGGCCGCGCCGTCGCCATCCTGGTCGACCTCCAGGGCCCGAAGATCCGCCTCGGCAAGTTCGAGAACGGGCCGCACGAGCTCGCCGTGGGCGACATCTTCAAGATCACCACCGAAGACATCCTCGGCACCAAGGAGATCGTCGGAACGACGTTCAAGGGCCTGCCCAACGACGTCAAGGCGGGCGACTTCCTGCTGATCGACGACGGCAAGGT is a window of Microbacterium terrae DNA encoding:
- the lgt gene encoding prolipoprotein diacylglyceryl transferase, with the translated sequence MINAAASVFASIPSPSISYFDIGPLRIHIYALCIITGIIVAVLLTNHRLSKRGAEPWVVIDIALIAVPLAIIGARIYHVLTHFDFYFGDGANPLSALYIWEGGIAIYGALIGGAIGAWLGCRWTGIRFWTFADALAPGLLLAQAIGRFGNWFNQELFGLPTDVPWGLEIAYPNPAWPTGIAEGTLFHPTFLYEVLWNTLGVVVLLWISWRFTALQWGRVFAIYLIWYSAGRIVWESIRIDPSDIILGLRTNVWAAIFGVVAGLVIFFVQKRRHPGLEPSPYTPGREWHPEGSVQSQNTDDYVDVSEPPTSAVDEAATSTPATK
- a CDS encoding glutamate synthase subunit beta translates to MADPKGFLKVTERELPQRRPVPVRIMDWKEVYEPGDTAVLRRQAGRCMDCGVPFCHQGCPLGNLIPEWNDLTWRGEGRSAIERLHATNNFPEFTGRLCPAPCESACVLGINQPAVTIKQIEVSTIDEAFANGWVEPEPPGRLTGKTVAVVGSGPAGLAAAQQLTRAGHTVAVYERDDRIGGLLRYGIPDFKMEKKHLEARLRQMQDEGTRFRAGVEIGKDITWSDLRARYDAVVIATGATLPRDLPIPGRDLAGVHFAMEYLVESNHATAGDTVPNQITAEGKHVVVIGGGDTGADCIGTAHRHGALSVTNLAIGRRPPGERPEHQPWPMSPTLFEVSSAHEEGGERSYLASTVEFLSNDVGEVRALRVAETEFVDGRRVPKSGTEREIPADLVLIAMGFTGPERDTLDAQLGAVFTDRGNVQRESDYQTTVPGVFAAGDAGRGQSLIVWAIAEGRAAASEVDRYLMGSTELPAPVRPTDVAIGLQPA
- the gltB gene encoding glutamate synthase large subunit, whose product is MAASPRSVASSEAKSTRMPGFPQKQGMYNPAFEKDACGLAMVATLRGEAGHDIIDLALTALRNLEHRGAIGSDAGTGDGAGILTQMPDAFLRAVVGFDLPPVGEYAAGMVFLPRDDDARAAQKAGIERIAASENLTVLGWREVPTEDDNLGKLAFEARPVFEQLFISRPGTGGEPALSGIALDRRTFRLRKRARTELDAYFVSLSARTLGYKGMVTTLQLEPFYPDLQDERFASELAVVHSRYSTNTFPSWPLAQPLRMLAHNGEINTVNGNRNWMRARQSQLESELLGDIRPLLPICTDGASDSASFDEVLELLTLTGRSLPHAVMMMVPEAYEKQADIDPKLRAFYDFHSMQMEPWDGPAALIFTDGTLVGATLDRNGLRPGRWTETTDGLIVIGSETGVLDFEPERIKRRGRLRPGRMFLVDTAERRIIEDDEIKAQLSDLEPWQEWLDAGRVRLADLPEREHIVHPIASITRRQRTFGYTEEEVKILLTPMGQNGAEPLGAMGSDTPVAVLSERPRLLFDYFTQQFAQVTNPPLDSIREEVVTSLALGLGPERNLLEWGPEHTRVVTLDFPVIDNDELAKIQHIDTALPGRTSVTIRGLYRVEAGHKGMRKRLEQMCAEVDAAIEDGAEFIVLSDRDSNKDLAPIPSLLMLAAVHHHLIRNETRMKCGLVIEAGDVREVHHVATLIGYGASAVNPYLAMETVEYLVRAGYITGLTPEKAVKNLIYALGKGVLKIMSKMGISTVSSYAGAQVFEAVGLSDEFVAAYFTGTESKLGGVGLEVIASENAARHTYAYPEDAAVRAHERLWTGGEYQWRRDGSPHLFNPETVFRLQHSTRERRYDIFREYTKLVDDQAEQLKTLRGMFKLRTGVRPPVPIDDVESVSSIVKRFSTGAMSYGSISKEAHETLAIAMNRIGGKSNTGEGGEDVDRLLDPERRSSIKQVASGRFGVTSMYLTHADDIQIKLAQGAKPGEGGQLPPAKVYPWIARTRGGTAGVGLISPPPHHDIYSIEDLKQLIFDLKRANPAARVHVKLVSQSGIGAVAAGTAKALADVILVSGHDGGTGASPLNSLKHAGTPWELGLAETQQTLMLNGMRDRVVVQADGQLKTGRDVVVAALLGAEEYGFATTALVVEGCIMMRVCHLDTCPVGVATQNPTLRARFSGKPEFVVNFMEFIAQEVREYLAELGFRSLDEAIGHNELLDVDGAVDHWKANGLDLTPILEGPAFAEDEPRRNARGQDHELDEHFDVQLIERAQDVIAHGGEISIDLPVRNTARSVGTMLGHHVTRAHGENGLPAGSITVNLTGSAGQSFGAFMPAGITLKLEGDSNDYVGKGLSGGQIVVRPPRGATFDAAQNVIAGNVIGYGATQGTMFLRGVVGERFLVRNSGATAVVEGVGDHALEYMTGGLAVILGATGRNLGAGMSGGTAYVYKLDRKLVNREAIATGELVLGELGSGDAEMLRDLLEQHVAETGSALAEALLADFEGELDNFVRVLPRDYAAVLQTRQDAVAEGLDPDGDVVWTRIMEVTGG
- the trpA gene encoding tryptophan synthase subunit alpha, producing MTSRVAAAIDAARAEGRGAFVGYLPLGYPDLEASIEAAVTLAENGADVLELGPPYSDPVMDGTIIQEATQAALAGGFRLRDTFTAVREITRRVDVPVLVMTYWNPVLQYGIDRYADDLLAAGGAGLITPDITPDAAAEWIAASRRTGLDRVFLAAPTSTDERLDLIIENSTGFVYTVSTMGITGERAQLDAAARTLTARLRDRGATHACVGIGISNAEQVAGVLEYADGAIVGTALVRALRDGGQDGLADTARALAAGTVRAAN
- the trpC gene encoding indole-3-glycerol phosphate synthase TrpC; translated protein: MLADLTAGAVADAEARASERPLAAVEKAALAQAPAIDALAALAPADRVKIIAEVKRASPSRGDLADIPDPALQAQRYEDGGASAISVLTEGRRFKGSLADLEAVKSAVRLPVLRKDFIANEYQVLEARASGADLVLLIVAALEQDVLERLHGMVRELGMTPLVETHSADEVARAADIGAKLVGVNARNLSTFELDRDLFGSLASHIPADAVKIAESAVLAPADVAHYRAAGADVVLVGEALVTNDPVSTLHAFLEAGS
- the trpB gene encoding tryptophan synthase subunit beta, which codes for MSLREAAGPFFGEFGGRYMPESLIAAIDELTAEYEAAKADPAFQDEFVRLLLSYAGRPSPITEVPRFAEHAGGARIFLKREDLNHTGSHKINNVLGQALLTKRLGKTRVIAETGAGQHGVATATAAALFGFECTIYMGEVDTERQALNVARMRLLGAEVVPVKTGSRTLKDAINDAYRDWVASVENTNYIFGTAAGPHPFPAMVRDFQKVISEEAREQLLKVAGRLPDAVLACVGGGSNAIGMFDAFLDDAEVKLYGVEAAGDGVDTPRHAASIERGRPGVLHGAKTFVLQDEDGQTIESHSISAGLDYPGVGPEHSWLAAIGRAEYIPATDDEAMQALRLLSRTEGIIPAIESAHALAGALRIGRELGPDAILAVCLSGRGDKDMDTAARYFGLYDEGATP
- a CDS encoding DUF6704 family protein, which encodes MSNPIGDPGHGHSPAAWTAVVIMLVAVAFGTLFFYLDMPVLVWISAGLLVVGALVGWGMTKAGYGVGGSKYVAKEH